The Plasmodium cynomolgi strain B DNA, chromosome 13, whole genome shotgun sequence DNA segment NNNNNNNNNNNNNNNNNNNNNNNNNNNNNNNNNNNNNNNNNNNNNNNNNNNNNNNNNNNNNNNNNNNNNNNNNNNNNNaaaaaaaaaaaaagagagagaaaaaaaaggcggggGAAATCCTCCACAAGAATGGCCCAACGGAATGGTCAAGAAAAACGCCCCCCCCAAGAATTCCCCCAGCTGCTGCGGCTAATCTTCCCTCCGTTTTTGCCAATCGCTGCAAGACCACGCCACGATTCTTGGTCACCACCACCTTGCATGCTCCTCCCGTTTAATCCTTTACAATTAGCTCGACTTCTCGTTCGCTTTCCTCAACATCATGGAGTTCCTAACCCCCTCCAGTAGATTCAAATTTGACAGCTCCGTGTTATCCTTCGatctattttttatgaagtaGTCACACTCTACGTATCTCTGTGTGCAATTCCAGATGCACCTTTTGTTCGTGTTGCTCAGGCTTTTTTCTGAGAAGGGGTAAGACGGGCGAGATAAGTTGACGGGGGGAGGTGGACAGAAAATGCAACGCGGGGGAGTTGTCTCCCGTTCGGTCATATCCGGGTGAGTGGTCCACTTCTCGGTC contains these protein-coding regions:
- a CDS encoding hypothetical protein (putative); this encodes MDNDTKDDSNVNNFLSQLNTLNKLISSFKETCKISSYCFDKCVSYPEKSLSNTNKRCIWNCTQRYVECDYFIKNRSKDNTELSNLNLLEGVRNSMMLRKANEKSS